The stretch of DNA ttttatctaagtattttTAGGTGAGAGtagattaattttatttaagtaACATTATCATATATTTGTGCATTTTCAAATACGATAAATGCAAAgtagaaaatattaaattggaAGTGTTTATATGTTATACAAGTAGGATTCTGCTCCCATTCTCCCATTAAAACAGAACCAAGACTCTGATATCATTTGTTGGAGAGTTTAGGAGAATGCCAAGAGTAACAACGAGCCAACACGCAAGGACCAAAAGAGAGAGATATCACATCTCcactcaaaatatatatatatatatatatatatatatatatatatataagttactTACCTATCTTATATATCCAACACTGAACTCATTCACAGTTATGTGTGACTAACTACTCACACTTAAATCCAACAATCCTCTATAAAATGTGAGTGTCTCATATCTTCGGTGGCGGATCTTGGTGGTAGCGGGCGGGTGCCATGACACCCCTCAACTATATTATATACACAATATTAGGCAcaattcaatatattatttgtgttaGTAGTAGTGGAAAGCGAATATCATTGTTAGGACTCGAACCCGcatctaaaaagtgaaattccAACAACAACGACCGTTGTactaataagtttttttttttcacgtatATATGAAATTGTTTCATATACTATGTGAATTTTTGGTACCCTCGACAAAATTACTCAAGATCCAGAActacatatcttttttttttgaagaagccaaaatggaCCAGAACTACATATTTTATACTTGATCTAACACAAGAATCCACTGTCCTCCACCAAATGGGACCGGTGCTTTGATACAATTTGTTGAGGAGTCTGAGGAAGAGTTGGAAATAACAACAGACCAACGCGttagaacaacaaaagaaagatGACATATCTCtaccaaaaattttaaaatattaaatatataaatcgtCTACATTTCATATCCAACATTAAACTCAAAATCGATGTAGAACTAATCAATCAAACATATTAGTCCTAACACATGGATtattaaataaagtaaatattttaaatgcaagtttctaaccaaaaaaaaaaaatggtaaagtATATTACTAAGTAGAGTAATGTTGAATTGAATTCGAAAATAATGAAGCAGCAGCGTGTCCCTGTGTCATTGTCACATTATACTTCCATCCTTACTTACCTGTTCACTTTGTTCCCCCACAGactgcattgcattgcattgcatatCATCCCATCCCAAGTACATTCTTGTCATTTTCCCTTCTTTTCTCATTTAAGCCCCCACTCCTCTCCTTTTTTTTCTCTGCTTTCAACTCTTCAATCCCTTCAATTCTTCTACTTGTCACAACACAAATCACTTCCACATTCAACTCTCTAATGGATCCACAACCAAAACCACCTTCACCACAACCTTTGAAATATCAGGTACTAAAATAATCATACCCTTGTAAAATGTTACACTTACACACacattatagtttattttttaccttttctagcttattttttgtttttctcatgatgttttttttcttcttttagacATGGTTCTTGAAAGTTTCTATCCATTGTGAAGGTTGCAAAAAGAAAGTAAAGAAAGTTTTGAAGCGCATTGATGGTAattttactactactactaccacCACTACTATTAATTAGTAATTGTATGAATCCATTTGGGTTGGTCTGAtggtattggcttgagacctgaaaatgtgctcctccttaagatCTCAATTTCGATTATctcaatttgggtgggctagtTGTCTCAATTATCGTACATTTTAaagcttcaacaaaatcttaACTAAAACTACACTTtagaaattttaacaaaatcgCATGCAAAgcggaaaaaaaaatctttttttttatgtagagaaataaaagaagaaactttgattcaaatttcaatttttttacataCCCTTCAAGTTTTTACTAAgaattcttcttttttcttttaccatGCATAACTATAAAGGTGTTTTCACTGCAACAATTGATTCACAACAACAAAAAGTAACAGTAACTGGAAATGTTGCTGTTGAGACCCTTTTAAGGAAGTTAGTTAAAGCCGGAAAACATGCAGAGATTTGGCCGGAGAATATCGACGGGAAGGGAAAAAGCTCCGgcgaagagaagaagaagaagaaggataAGAATGAACCAAAAGAACCACAAAGCTTGCAAAACAAGGGAACTGAAAGTGGtgctaaaaagtgtgaaaatgttggcaaaaacaagaacaaaaaatcaaattccGGTACCGGAGAGTCGCCGGAAAAGTCACCCGCCGGCAACCATGTTGCTCCAGTGAGTGGTGGTGGAGGTGGTTctgataagaagaaaaaaaagaaagatgggtGTGGTGGTGGAAATGGAAGTGATGGTTTGACTACAGTAGCTAAGAGTGGACCAGCACACACTGGATTCCAATTTCAGAATCTTGGTCAGTGTATGGCCCACCAAGTGAATCTCAGCCCTACACGTCAGCAATCATTCTTGCATTCATCAGAAACAGGGTACCCTCCAATGGTTTATGTGTCATCAGCTTACAATAGATTATATCCTATGGGAAGAGTTGGTGATCCTTCTTATTATGTTCCATCTCCACACTACACGTGTCCTCCTAGTTGCCTAGTAGAGCAATATCAATATGGTACTTATCAACTTCAATCAGGGCCGTTGGTTCCTTTTGAGTATTTTAGTGATGAGAATGCTAATGGGTGTTCCATTATGTGAGGTTTGTGAAGAAATGTAGCacttttgttttggttttatgTAGTTTTGGAATGATAGGTTTTAAGGGCTGTTTTTGTAAGACATTACATTGTTCTCTCCTTGGTCTTGTAAGCCTTTAGGGGTGTTTTGGTACTTTTGGCATCTCAAAGCTGAAATGCTAAGTTTTAGCTTTGTTTTTGTTATGGATGGATTAATCATATGAAAATTTTGTGTATTAGAAAATTAAATGTTATTGCAATTCGTAAATGTTTATGTTGAGTATGGCTCATATGTATTGGTGGGCTTGGCCCAAATGTTGGCCAAGGGAGCTGGGCGCTAGACCCCGCGGTATGGTTCAGGAGTATTTGTTGTTATCTGGACCGAATTATTATGAATACCGCTTGTACATTGAAGTCTTAATCCATTCATTCATATAAAATAGAAACATGTTGTAGCAAATTCTACCGTCGGAGACGTACCCACCACTTAAGAAATTCTCTAGAGTATCGaagaaaacacattttttttaactaccaATATTAATAAcattactatttaagggcttaaagaatgcccgggggcactatttagcatttgccttttttattttaaataacttaCCCACctttatattaaaattacatGCAAAAATAAAAGACATCATAATTTTGATGTCTAGAATCATCTCCAAAATACATACCATCCTTGTTGTATTGTTTATCCAAGAATATCTAGATGAGATGAGATATTTCTTTTAGTTTAACTAGTAACTCGGGTTCGATTCTGAGTTTAGATATGCACTAATATTAAAATTCTTAGGGAGAATTTTCTACCTATTGAGTCTTCACGGTTGCGTTTGGAAGATACCTCATTGTTATGGTTTCATAGTGCCTTAAAAAATTTGACTGTATTATGGAGGCGTAGGGATCTCATATCAAAAGGAAGTGTATGCAATTGTCAAAGGCATTTTTTTAGGAAAGCTGTTTCAGCAAAGAAAATGAACAATATAAGAACTATAAATGTGATAAAGAAAATGTTGATATTTGCTAATACTTGATTATTAAGTATTTTAAATCTAAATCTGAGACATCAAATGTCATATGGATAGAATTTGGAAACTGGTTCCAAGAAGATAACATTTCTGCATAATTTTGGTCTTCCTTTGGGACATTTATATGTGGATGGACTATTCTTGTGGGGAAAAAGTTAGAATTTATTGAAAACACTTTCTAGTTGGGGCCATTTAACACCAGGCTTGTAAAGTAATTTCATATTCTAAACTTCAAATATTAAAGTTAGACTCTatttttgtacccaaaaaaaaaaagttagactCTATTTGACAAGCTTTATACTTAGAATTTAGAAATATGTTCTCATTAAAGAATGCAACATGAGGGATTTGGATTTGTTGTCGTAGAAAAACCATGcaattttaaattatagttCATTTTAACCGTTGATTCGGAATCGGGTGGTTCAAATTTTACATTATAGGATGTTATAACTGTGGCAAATCCAATTTTTAACATGATGGCTATAATTTGATTGATATAAATTAAAGTAGTCTATATTcataatgtttttctttttgtaccaAATAATATGTTTCTTTGAATGGTAGATATGAAGATGTCCTTATGGATTTCAAAATTCAGAGAGGGTAAAATTgggggaaaaaaaaagaaagaattggGCAGACTTTTGATAATGTAGGGTGTGGGAGGAGAAATTCTCAAATAAGAGGAATCGACTTACCTTTTAGGCCAGACCCAACCCTAATATTTGTATACAAGTTTCTTTCAGCACTTACCAGTTTTCTCAAGCGCCCTGCTAAATTACATACTCCCTttgtcccaatttgattgacacagttgactgtttcacgcatGACGGtacataactttgacgattaatatttttaattgtataatagtaaaaattataaaaatttgatattttgaaaatattcatcgagacgtatcaaacaacatcttatatgctaatatttatttttgtttattagtagaaaaataaggtcaaagcaacatgtgtgaatagtgcacaacagtcaactgtgtcaatcaaattggaacggagggagtaaatacttatatccgctacttaagtaacgaacAAAACCTGTCACCTAAGTAgaagatggaaaaaaaattcaaaaactaGAAAGGTTTAAGATTTCACACCCCACATCTCTCTCTTTCTAGGAGTTAAAGATGATGATGGTCAGGCTGCAACTTTTAGGGACATTCAATAAATCCCCCGATAGGAAATCTGGCATAGACGAATTCACCATAACCACCTCtacctcttcctcttcctcttgGGGTAAAAGTAAATCTGAGCGGATCCCGAACCCTTTTAGTTAGTCATAGAACATGAATGAGATCGTTATGACTAACCGACGACGGTCTATGTGGCCGTTTACACCGGAAATaacgaaaatgaaaaaaatagtaaattaataagaGAAAATTAGAGAAGAAATGGGAGAATGAGAAGAAATGTAAAGAAAGACCATtgactgttaaaaaaaaaaaacaaaaaaaatctgacTCTACTTGATGTTAATACCTCTGCGTTgatatatgcttttttttttcctttttttcaaCTTCTACCggtgtttttttttactcaacttTTACCTATGGGAGTGTATATGTCAGGTTTTATGTAATATCATTATTACCTAacacaaatatattataaagtttatttattgACAATATTATAATTTGGTAAAAGAAAATGACAATATTAGAATATATTAGCTATCAGTGTGAGCGCTGAGAGTGTGGCttacggcggtacaagtgtaggatgaagaaagcttccgcttgagggggagcatatccaAGAGGGGATgaactcacacttgagggggagattgttgtggcaagtgtgagtggttaagtctcacattgtttagaaaagtggaggttgaacactttataagtgagatgacccataaacctaacaccttaaggttttggattgaagtgtggtgtccaactcacttgtgaagttgttcttaaacccaatgtggatgatcccctggctgccccctcgtgatgacccaagaACGTTTCTATAAGTCAATGCCTTCCAAAGAGTcactttcttttttgacaaattattaCCAAGAACCACTTGTGACTATCAAGTGGAATTATTACTCTAAATGAGAATTTCACATCATTGGTATATTGTACAAATACCCTTGAAAGTTTGACCGGCCTAAGGAGTAGTAAGTAATTTAATAAAACTGGCATCTAGATGAAGATACttgttcaaacttcaaagggCATTATGAGGAAGGACCCTCATTCACATATAGTATAGATTTTAGAAATAGTCACCAATGCCTTTTTGTCCAAGCAATTAagagctatgaagcacggacattCCTCGTATTAGGCGTGTCTGGTGTCTGACAcatgtcggtgtccgacaccgacacttatgattacattgaatatgTCATTTTTGCAATTATTATCGATGTTAACATGTCAGTGTccggtgtccgtgcttcataagATTAAGAGCTTGATTTTCATCAAAGAAAAAGTTCCCGCAACCaaaatttataaatgaaaaacaaaaatgaacagTAAGGATAttgtgaattaatttgaattccacaaatatattattatggCAAGCAAATAATGGATTGAATTCATCATAATCTGTAAACCAACctatatttaatttaacataGATTTCTACTGCAAAATGGAACcactaaaacaaaatatttgaataCCAAAGGAACTAATGATTCTAAGTTCAAAATTGTCATATGTACAATCTTTGAATATCATAACTTTCTAGAATAAACTACATGACTAAGCTGTCTATCGAAAAGCTTCATACCCAAATTTTCCTTGGCGACTGTTTAGATGCAAATTGACGCCTTTGAAGTCCGTTTATTCATTCCAAGGATGATCACCATTACAGTGACATCATCATGATACTTTCTCCTCCTCCCATCCGGAACATTCATCAACTCCTCCGTGGTGAAACCTGTAAGAGAATCGATCAGGTAACCGATAATAAAACACAAATATCTAttcataaaattttgaaagagaTCTCGTAAAATTACCTGCAGAATCAGCTGCTTTTGTTACTAATTCTTCAATGAGAAATTTAGCTGGATCACCGTGAGGATTTCTTAAGATGTAAGACTCGACGAGATTTACTGCTTCCTCGTTGCTGAAGAAGTCGAATAAACCATCACTTGCAACTATAACGAATTGATCAGAAGTAGAGATTTTATGCACATTCAATGATGGTTCAGTTGAAACATATGGTGGGCTTTTAAGATCACGAACTCGAAGGATTCCCATTAATGCATCATTCAGAATTTTCtgcatgaaaaataaaataaaatcaagtttAGATATTTTTGGTAAGAAGAGTAAACTCAGAAAACTCAGAAAATTGGATAAGTAGACGAGCAAACTCAGAAAATGCACAACACTCTTCCATCTATTTGGATGCTGTATAAATTTGAAATAACTATCTTTCTATAAAGCCCACGTACATGATTCGACACCGGTGTAATACAACATATATACGAGGATATGCGACATTCTTAAAAACTAAAGATACGATGTGGTCTAGAATCTAGAATATATTGACACAGTTATACATTAACAAAAACACATTACAAAAATGCATTATATCTGTAAAAtggtatttttttgttaatatataactatatatGCAAATGACGATCACAACTTACAACAAGATACATGTAATAAAAACACGGAAAACACGAACATATCTTCCTTGTAAACGTGTCATAAATGTATCTTTACCCTAATTGATGTCAAAATGTAACAATATCATTAGTCCTATTTAAAGCAAGTATTGACTCTATTCAATTGCTTACTAGTTACAGTCTAATACTAATAGTATCATTTTCATCTTATTCGTAATATCCAAACAAGCATAGCTTCTAAGTCTAATTCACCAAACAGACAACTTTGTCAAATCAAAATGTTGATCAGCATCATCGAATGAATCATAACTACAAATGCTACTGCAAAAAATCAGTATCCAAAATCATTTGGAAACTAATTGGCTAAAACTTTAAAGAGATACCAACCTTTTTCAAGTAGCCAACTCCAAAAGCGCGTGTAACCTTCAATTTGCCTTTCACTCTCCCTGATACAATGGTCTTAGGATCATCAGGATGACTAGCAAGAAGTTGAGttctttcatcttcattgtcaacAGTATGACCATCAGTAAGCTGAATAGCTTTCAATCTCTCATTCCCGTTCATTCCATTACTTGTACTGCATGTCGCAAGCACTGCTCTACTGTCCCCTAGATTGAGTGTACACAAATCATTCCCGTGAAGAAGCACGAGTAAAACACAAGATCCAATTGAGACTAAATCCGGACGTTCCTCCATTTCCTGCTCAACCATGTACAAGAAATCATTCTCAACCTGACTAAGAATGTGTTTGAGGTTATCAAGTACCACATGCGAAAATGATTTACTCGATGAAGATTGGCACCCATTAAGAATACGACTATCATCCAAACACTCGTTGTCAGAagcattcttgatggaatttgGTTCTGAATCCCAATCTATTGTATTTAGATAAGATACAATAGAGTCATAAAGTGTACAGGCAAGAAAGTCCGCTGCATCCCTCCCATTAAAGCCGTCATAAATTGCGCAAAAAAGCCACCCCTTTTCTTCGGAACAAACTGCTTGAACTCTATCTTCGCCAGCAGCTCCTCCTGCTACTTGTACTTCCGTAGCATTATGGAAACAATCACTTCTAGAAGGAGGGCTCATGAATCTTAACGAACAAGGGTCATTTTCAAGCATATTACTTGGACTGGACGGGCTGCAACTTAGGTTTGACAAACTACTATGGAGAGAAGATGATAGCGTGTCTCCAAAATTTGGCGAAGAGGGTACCCGCCGAAATGAATTAGGAGAGTCCAAATTCGGAAGGATTTCTTCTCCTATCAAACCATTGCAGATGTTTGTGTTGGCAAGTGTAGCGTTTGCACTTATGGCAGCACCTGACAAGCAAGAGAAACTGCTCGTTCTTCGGAATTCAGGAATGATTTTGCAGCCATTGGCAACTTTGCAAGGGATGCCTTTGTGGCTATTGCATTGATAGCCGAAACTTATTTTCAGTTCACCTTCAGGACTAAGCATGGCTACCTCCTGTTTAAGAAATTCATTCTCAACAATATCAATATCACTGGTATATGTTTCTAAATAAAACAGAACTTTCAGTAACATACGAAATGTAAATGAAATTCGTATTTGATATAGAAAACTCAACTGAATGATTTTCTAGATGGTGTAATGGCACAATTGATATACCAAATAATGCTCCAACAAGGGTTTAATCGGTAAACTTTGCAGCCTGCACCACATACAGGAGTAAGCAGCCATCAGGTCAACAGATAAAGAAATGACAACACTGAAACGAATTAGCAACGAATCGTGATAACATAATCACTTTTTTGACGGTTAATGCATGAAAGTATCTAAATTTGTGTACTTTGCAGGTATTAGCGAGTATGTAAGTACTACAAAGCATGCTACTAAACGATATGACCAGAGAGCAATTTAAGTTGTGATGATAACATTAATTACATACAATAAATGGAAAAGCAACAGAGATTCATCGAAGTAGAATTATGTTTCACAGTAATATTAACTTCAATTCAAACATAGTATAAAATTCAGCGTCGGATCAAGTCTCTCAATATCTGCAAATAATGGTATAAAATTCTCCTTTGAAATCAAGACTAGTGAGGAAAGGGTTATAGGGAACATAACAAAAGCATAGACAATCAGAGAGagagacacacacacacacacacacacacacacacacacacacagagagagagagagagagagagagagagagattaacTCAAAGGCTCTATAAACATTAAACACAGTATCAGCATAACATCACAGAGAGGCCAAGAAGATAAACCAACTTCACAGTAAATGAATGGCAAGAATCTCAAGTTGTAAATTGACTAAATTGAGGCATTTCATTCCAAAAATACCAAATTatgttcaattaattttttctgtGAATGGGAAAAATACAAAAGACAAAAGTCTAGAAACACAAATCTATGTgtactaaaatcaaatatcctAGTTGCTTACTTGCTTCCAATCTCTCTCTTACTCAATCAAACATCATTGACAATGACACTTATATTATACTAATACTTACAACCATTGGTTAATGCAAGAGCCTAATTAACTATAACAAACACTTGACAAAACTTCATATAAAATCACACCAAAGGCCCATTGATATCACTTCCCAGCCTGTAATTATTTaacctaattaaaaaaaaacacgtcATACAATCGATATGATGTGACTCCTCGTAAGTAGAACCTCATAGTATTA from Trifolium pratense cultivar HEN17-A07 linkage group LG5, ARS_RC_1.1, whole genome shotgun sequence encodes:
- the LOC123885260 gene encoding heavy metal-associated isoprenylated plant protein 35-like isoform X1, which gives rise to MDPQPKPPSPQPLKYQTWFLKVSIHCEGCKKKVKKVLKRIDGVFTATIDSQQQKVTVTGNVAVETLLRKLVKAGKHAEIWPENIDGKGKSSGEEKKKKKDKNEPKEPQSLQNKGTESGAKKCENVGKNKNKKSNSGTGESPEKSPAGNHVAPVSGGGGGSDKKKKKKDGCGGGNGSDGLTTVAKSGPAHTGFQFQNLGQCMAHQVNLSPTRQQSFLHSSETGYPPMVYVSSAYNRLYPMGRVGDPSYYVPSPHYTCPPSCLVEQYQYGTYQLQSGPLVPFEYFSDENANGCSIM
- the LOC123885260 gene encoding heavy metal-associated isoprenylated plant protein 35-like isoform X2; its protein translation is MDPQPKPPSPQPLKYQTWFLKVSIHCEGCKKKVKKVLKRIDVTGNVAVETLLRKLVKAGKHAEIWPENIDGKGKSSGEEKKKKKDKNEPKEPQSLQNKGTESGAKKCENVGKNKNKKSNSGTGESPEKSPAGNHVAPVSGGGGGSDKKKKKKDGCGGGNGSDGLTTVAKSGPAHTGFQFQNLGQCMAHQVNLSPTRQQSFLHSSETGYPPMVYVSSAYNRLYPMGRVGDPSYYVPSPHYTCPPSCLVEQYQYGTYQLQSGPLVPFEYFSDENANGCSIM
- the LOC123885607 gene encoding probable protein phosphatase 2C 40 isoform X1, which gives rise to MLLKVLFYLETYTSDIDIVENEFLKQEVAMLSPEGELKISFGYQCNSHKGIPCKVANGCKIIPEFRRTSSFSCLSGAAISANATLANTNICNGLIGEEILPNLDSPNSFRRVPSSPNFGDTLSSSLHSSLSNLSCSPSSPSNMLENDPCSLRFMSPPSRSDCFHNATEVQVAGGAAGEDRVQAVCSEEKGWLFCAIYDGFNGRDAADFLACTLYDSIVSYLNTIDWDSEPNSIKNASDNECLDDSRILNGCQSSSSKSFSHVVLDNLKHILSQVENDFLYMVEQEMEERPDLVSIGSCVLLVLLHGNDLCTLNLGDSRAVLATCSTSNGMNGNERLKAIQLTDGHTVDNEDERTQLLASHPDDPKTIVSGRVKGKLKVTRAFGVGYLKKKILNDALMGILRVRDLKSPPYVSTEPSLNVHKISTSDQFVIVASDGLFDFFSNEEAVNLVESYILRNPHGDPAKFLIEELVTKAADSAGFTTEELMNVPDGRRRKYHDDVTVMVIILGMNKRTSKASICI
- the LOC123885607 gene encoding probable protein phosphatase 2C 40 isoform X2; amino-acid sequence: MLSPEGELKISFGYQCNSHKGIPCKVANGCKIIPEFRRTSSFSCLSGAAISANATLANTNICNGLIGEEILPNLDSPNSFRRVPSSPNFGDTLSSSLHSSLSNLSCSPSSPSNMLENDPCSLRFMSPPSRSDCFHNATEVQVAGGAAGEDRVQAVCSEEKGWLFCAIYDGFNGRDAADFLACTLYDSIVSYLNTIDWDSEPNSIKNASDNECLDDSRILNGCQSSSSKSFSHVVLDNLKHILSQVENDFLYMVEQEMEERPDLVSIGSCVLLVLLHGNDLCTLNLGDSRAVLATCSTSNGMNGNERLKAIQLTDGHTVDNEDERTQLLASHPDDPKTIVSGRVKGKLKVTRAFGVGYLKKKILNDALMGILRVRDLKSPPYVSTEPSLNVHKISTSDQFVIVASDGLFDFFSNEEAVNLVESYILRNPHGDPAKFLIEELVTKAADSAGFTTEELMNVPDGRRRKYHDDVTVMVIILGMNKRTSKASICI